In one Diceros bicornis minor isolate mBicDic1 chromosome 2, mDicBic1.mat.cur, whole genome shotgun sequence genomic region, the following are encoded:
- the LOC131411743 gene encoding arylacetamide deacetylase, giving the protein MGRKSLYLLMLGVFLACYVYTPLPENIEEPWRLMWLNTHLKTIVHLATFVELLGLNHFIDSMMIGMSFSEVPPTSDENVTVTETTFNDVPVRVYVPKRKSEALRRGMFYIHGGGWCLGSAALQNYDLLSRWTADRLDAVVISTDYRLAPKYHFPTQFEDVYNALRWFLQEKVLAKYGVNPERVGVSGDSAGGNLAAAVTQQLLGDVDVKIKLKVQSLIYPALQPLDLDSPSYRENSDFSILSKSLMARFWSEYFTTDRSLEKAMLSHQHVPVESSHLFKFVNWSSLLPERFIKGHVYSNPTYDSSELSKKYPGFLDVRAAPLLADDDRLRGLPLTYIITCQHDVLRDDGIMYVTRLRNAGVRVTHNHVEDGFHGALLFLNSKISYRMINQYISWLSENL; this is encoded by the exons ATGGGAAGAAAATCACTGTACCTTCTGATGCTGGGGGTCTTCTTAGCATGTTATGTTTACACGCCTCTCCCAGAGAATATTGAGGAACCATGGAGGCTGATGTGGTTGAACACACATCTGAAAACTATAGTACATTTG GCTACATTTGTTGAGCTGCTGGGACTTAACCATTTTATAGATTCCATGATGATTGGTATGAGTTTTAGTGAAGTTCCACCAACCTCAGATGAAAATGTCACTGTGACTGAGACAACATTCAATGACGTTCCCGTCCGTGTATATGTGCCAAAGAGGAAGTCAGAAGCACTGAGGAGGGGCATGTTTTACATCCATGGTGGTGGCTGGTGTTTGGGAAGTGCTG CTTTACAAAATTATGACCTACTGTCAAGATGGACAGCGGACAGACTTGATGCTGTTGTCATATCAACCGA CTACAGATTAGCCCCTAAGTATCATTTCCCAACTCAATTTGAAGATGTATATAATGCCTTACGGTGGTTTTTACAAGAAAAAGTTCTTGCAAAATATGGCGTGAATCCTGAGCGAGTTGGTGTTTCTGGAGATAGCGCAGGAGGCAATTTAGCTGCAGCAGTAACGCAACAG CTCTTAGGTGATGTGGATGTCAAGATCAAACTCAAGGTCCAGTCTTTAATTTATCCTGCCCTTCAGCCTCTTGACTTAGATTCACCATCGTATCGAGAAAACTCAGATTTTTCCATTCTGTCAAAATCACTCATGGCTAGGTTCTGGAGCGAGTATTTTACTACAGATAGATCACTTGAGAAAGCCATGCTTTCCCACCAGCATGTTCCTGTGGAATCAAGTCATCTGTTCAAGTTTGTTAATTGGAGTTCCTTGCTCCCTGAGAGGTTTATAAAAGGACATGTTTATAGCAATCCAACTTATGATAGTTCTGAGTTATCAAAAAAATACCCAGGCTTTCTGGATGTGAGAGCAGCCCCCCTGTTGGCTGATGATGACAGGTTGCGTGGTTTACCTCTGACCTACATCATCACCTGTCAACATGACGTGTTAAGAGATGATGGAATCATGTACGTCACTCGCCTTCGGAACGCTGGAGTCAGGGTGACCCATAACCACGTTGAGGATGGATTTCATGGAGCacttttatttctgaattctaaAATTAGTTACAGGATGATAAATCAGTATATTAGTTGGCTAAGTGAAAATCTATAG